The genomic interval CCACGGCATGTTTTCCTTCACCACAACCACGACCTTCTCTGCCACCTCTGTAATGGCCTTTATGTGAGAGCAGGTAAGGCCGAAATTGAAGTAACCGTGCTTGTCCATTGAAGTTGTGACTATGTAGGCGATGTCTATAGGTTCATACAGGTTGACATACTCTCTCACGATCCTGGGGACATCATGATACAGGTTTGGCCTGAAAACGCAGGGACCGAATTCCTTGCTCCTCGATCTTACCGGTCGGTAGAGAAATCCGCTCCACCACTCGAAAACTTCTCCTGACGGGTCGGCCTTCAGGATTTCATAGTTGGCGAGGTCTATAAACGTTCCAACCTTGACGTTTTCCAGCTCGTCCTTCCTCATCGCCAGATATTTGTCTATTATAAGAGCAGTATTCGCTGCACCGCCAAGCTGTATGTTCATGCCATTTTCTACAAGACCAGCAGCTTCCTCAGGACTGATCAGCTTCTTCTCATACTCTTGCTGGTAATTCATTTTTCACACCTCTTCATTAGAAAATTATGCACAATATTTAACGTTTTTCAAATTAAAAAACAGTCTGATTAATCCTTCTGGAAATTGGAGTGGTTGATGGTTTTATCTTTCAATTTTAAAATATCACATTGAGAATATTATATAAACTTATCGGTTTTGATACGTTAGAATATTATGAAATGCCAGCTTGTGATATCCCGAAATAATTTCACTCTTCAAACAACCACCTTCCGTACTCAAACACCCTTTCAGCAGGCAACTTCCTGAGAAAAGCCTGATAGGGAGTCTCAAGTTCATCAAAATTCAGACTCATGTGTGGCTTTACGTAATTATACCACTCAACGAACTCCTCCACTGAACCAAACAGGTTAAGCTTCTGCCCCATCAAGCCGAAGAACCTCTCCACCTTCCCGTTGGTTTGAGGATGGTTTACTCTCGCCAGAATATG from Archaeoglobus neptunius carries:
- a CDS encoding DDE-type integrase/transposase/recombinase, whose product is ITCYGLFNSATTENTIKVLRKGFAEYGIPDEILTDHGTQFVAAKSREKAKHRFKEFLAENGVRHILARVNHPQTNGKVERFFGLMGQKLNLFGSVEEFVEWYNYVKPHMSLNFDELETPYQAFLRKLPAERVFEYGRWLFEE